One Rossellomorea aquimaris DNA window includes the following coding sequences:
- a CDS encoding DinB family protein produces MDYQKEKIITHHIKVMEWVTSLESLTEEQWRRPIEESKWSVAEIIGHFIPWDEFVLESRIPYFSIGKEMPPGPDPDELNHQAAMESRTRSKHETIEAYILTRQKLHKAILSIDDQEWHKEITIGKSKITIHDYFNNLAEHDEHHMNQINKYK; encoded by the coding sequence ATGGATTATCAAAAAGAAAAGATCATAACACATCACATAAAAGTAATGGAATGGGTGACATCACTTGAATCTTTGACGGAGGAACAGTGGAGAAGGCCAATAGAAGAAAGTAAATGGAGTGTAGCGGAAATCATCGGCCACTTCATTCCGTGGGACGAATTTGTACTGGAAAGCCGTATTCCCTATTTTAGCATAGGAAAAGAAATGCCCCCCGGTCCTGACCCGGATGAATTGAATCATCAAGCTGCAATGGAAAGCAGAACGCGTTCCAAACACGAAACCATTGAAGCATACATTCTTACAAGACAAAAACTGCATAAAGCAATCCTTTCTATAGATGACCAGGAATGGCATAAAGAGATAACCATCGGCAAAAGCAAAATAACAATCCATGACTATTTTAATAACTTAGCTGAACATGATGAACACCATATGAATCAAATAAATAAGTATAAATGA
- a CDS encoding PTS sugar transporter subunit IIB has product MRVLFVCSGGMSSAIVVNALKKEGDKAGIEMEVHAIGTGEVSEEISKGWDVCMVAPQIRHRFDQVKKAADEANVPCGPIPPQAYTPLGGPTLLKTVRELTN; this is encoded by the coding sequence ATGAGAGTATTATTCGTATGTTCAGGTGGAATGTCCAGCGCAATTGTCGTGAATGCACTGAAAAAAGAAGGGGACAAAGCAGGGATTGAGATGGAAGTGCATGCAATCGGGACCGGTGAAGTATCTGAGGAGATATCCAAGGGGTGGGATGTTTGTATGGTAGCACCGCAGATCAGACACCGTTTTGATCAAGTGAAGAAAGCCGCTGATGAAGCGAATGTTCCTTGTGGTCCGATTCCTCCCCAAGCGTACACGCCACTTGGGGGCCCGACTTTACTGAAAACAGTAAGAGAATTAACCAACTAA
- a CDS encoding MerR family DNA-binding transcriptional regulator, which produces MYKVSEFSKMTGLSKETLRYYAEIKLLEPVYIDPANNYRYYDNGSYLVGRLLVYLRRFNFSIQEMLTVVNDESFENLEQLIRAKKRDLEAEVERIQTVIEEMDDFFEMGIGEDKND; this is translated from the coding sequence ATGTACAAGGTGAGCGAGTTTTCGAAGATGACAGGACTGAGTAAGGAAACACTGCGTTATTACGCAGAGATCAAATTGCTGGAACCTGTGTATATCGATCCTGCAAACAACTATCGCTATTATGATAATGGATCCTATCTAGTGGGACGATTATTGGTCTACTTAAGGAGATTTAACTTTTCCATTCAAGAAATGTTAACCGTTGTAAATGACGAATCCTTTGAGAATTTGGAACAATTGATACGTGCGAAGAAACGGGATTTAGAAGCGGAAGTAGAGAGAATACAAACAGTGATCGAAGAAATGGATGATTTCTTCGAGATGGGAATAGGAGAGGATAAGAATGATTAA
- a CDS encoding family 10 glycosylhydrolase yields MKAVKYMIMAVLLFSLALPFSTGKAAETQAPKHEMRAAWIATVQNIDVKAGMDKQEYTDWVADTLDELKELKFNTVIYQVKPTVDAFYPSELAPWSQYITGDKQGTDPGYDPLAIMIEESHKRGIEVHAWVNPYRITMPNQTIESLADNNVAKLHPEWVVKYGKQYYLDPGIPEVQEYLIDTVEELVSHYNIEAVHMDDYFYPYRIAGETFPDQDTYEKYGNSFDDIEDWRRNNVDVLVADINSAIKDIKEWVQFGISPFGVWRNIADDPTGSDTQAGQTNYDDLYADTRQWIKDGSIDYITPQIYWSRNLAVANYSVLLDWWSQEVNEYAYNHPVNLYIGMADYKVGDNFDQEWFNPYELPEQIMDNRENGTALGQMHFSLKQIFENPLGYADIIRNEVYTEPALTPATPWNNETLPKKPNKVNADKHKEGITIKIDDKKHTDARKYVIYRFDGVKEGDYENPANIVDVVYSQEGLTTYEDTSAEEGGMYTYGVTSVSPTGVESKDAKTVRVR; encoded by the coding sequence ATGAAAGCAGTGAAGTACATGATCATGGCCGTCTTGTTGTTCTCCCTTGCCCTTCCTTTTTCTACAGGAAAAGCTGCGGAAACTCAGGCGCCTAAACATGAAATGCGTGCAGCATGGATTGCCACGGTTCAAAACATTGATGTGAAAGCTGGAATGGACAAGCAGGAGTATACGGATTGGGTGGCAGATACCCTTGACGAGCTAAAAGAGTTGAAGTTTAATACCGTCATTTATCAGGTTAAACCTACAGTAGATGCCTTCTATCCTTCTGAACTGGCTCCCTGGTCCCAGTACATTACCGGTGACAAACAAGGAACGGATCCGGGATATGATCCTCTTGCGATCATGATTGAGGAATCTCATAAGCGAGGAATCGAGGTTCATGCATGGGTGAACCCTTATCGAATCACAATGCCAAATCAAACGATCGAGTCACTTGCAGATAATAACGTTGCCAAGCTTCATCCTGAATGGGTAGTGAAATATGGCAAACAATATTATTTGGACCCGGGTATACCTGAAGTACAAGAATACTTGATTGATACAGTTGAAGAATTAGTGAGTCATTATAATATCGAAGCCGTTCACATGGACGATTACTTCTATCCTTACCGAATTGCAGGAGAAACCTTCCCAGATCAAGATACATACGAGAAATATGGCAACTCTTTTGACGATATTGAAGATTGGAGACGAAATAACGTTGATGTACTAGTAGCTGACATCAATTCAGCCATCAAAGACATTAAAGAATGGGTACAGTTCGGGATTTCCCCATTTGGAGTATGGAGAAATATAGCTGATGATCCGACTGGAAGCGATACACAAGCGGGACAAACGAATTATGACGATCTGTATGCAGACACACGTCAATGGATCAAGGATGGAAGCATTGACTATATTACCCCTCAAATCTATTGGTCCAGGAATCTGGCTGTTGCCAACTACTCCGTTCTATTAGATTGGTGGAGTCAGGAAGTGAATGAGTATGCGTACAATCATCCTGTTAATCTTTATATAGGGATGGCTGACTATAAAGTGGGAGACAATTTTGACCAGGAATGGTTCAATCCATACGAGCTGCCTGAACAGATCATGGACAACCGTGAAAATGGAACGGCACTTGGGCAAATGCATTTCTCTCTCAAACAAATATTTGAAAACCCGCTTGGTTACGCCGATATTATACGTAACGAGGTTTACACCGAGCCTGCTTTAACCCCTGCCACTCCTTGGAACAATGAAACACTTCCAAAGAAACCGAACAAGGTGAATGCAGATAAACATAAAGAAGGTATCACGATAAAGATAGATGATAAGAAGCATACTGATGCAAGAAAATATGTCATCTATCGCTTTGATGGCGTGAAAGAAGGAGATTACGAGAATCCAGCTAACATTGTGGATGTCGTGTATTCCCAAGAAGGGCTTACAACATATGAAGATACTTCAGCTGAAGAAGGTGGAATGTACACATATGGTGTTACCTCCGTTTCTCCGACAGGGGTAGAAAGTAAGGATGCGAAAACAGTAAGAGTACGATAA
- a CDS encoding DMT family transporter — MIPVKTKVAASLYATMSISFWGISFVSTKAVLDTLDPYTLLVLRFAIGALFLLMLLLLKSYRLTIPLKYIPHLIVLGVLGVFIHQVIQATALLTIDASSAGWMISFSPVFTVILSMIFLHEKMTVPKALGMIIAITGVLMVSTARSGQSIGFAVNIGYILMILSTLNWAIYSVLLKKLRIELPSLVITFYMSLLGFSLTIPFLIRNRGWEGISLLSNVEWAHLMFLGVFVSGIAYWYWGKALEVLDASKVSMFLYLEPVTTLIAAIFFLHEKIFFITILGGVIIIIGVVIVNGQMISVFHRFLWRKR; from the coding sequence ATGATTCCAGTTAAAACAAAGGTTGCCGCCTCACTATATGCCACGATGTCAATCAGCTTTTGGGGCATATCATTTGTATCAACGAAAGCAGTGTTGGACACCCTCGACCCATATACACTGCTCGTTCTGCGGTTTGCGATCGGAGCTCTGTTTCTGCTCATGCTCTTACTTTTAAAAAGTTATCGACTCACCATTCCACTCAAATATATCCCTCATCTGATTGTGCTGGGGGTACTTGGCGTCTTCATTCACCAAGTGATTCAGGCGACGGCCCTCCTTACAATTGATGCATCATCAGCAGGCTGGATGATTTCATTTTCTCCCGTTTTCACCGTAATCCTCTCCATGATTTTTTTACATGAAAAAATGACGGTTCCAAAAGCGCTAGGTATGATTATAGCTATTACAGGTGTGTTGATGGTATCGACAGCGAGGAGCGGTCAGTCTATCGGCTTTGCTGTCAATATCGGTTATATCCTGATGATTCTCAGTACATTAAACTGGGCCATATACTCAGTGTTGCTAAAAAAACTCCGTATCGAGCTGCCATCCCTCGTCATCACCTTTTATATGAGTCTGTTGGGTTTCAGCTTAACCATCCCTTTTCTCATCCGTAATCGGGGCTGGGAAGGCATTTCTCTTCTATCGAATGTGGAATGGGCCCACTTGATGTTCCTCGGTGTATTTGTATCAGGTATTGCGTACTGGTACTGGGGAAAGGCACTTGAGGTATTGGATGCGTCAAAGGTGTCGATGTTTCTGTATTTAGAGCCAGTTACCACACTCATTGCGGCGATCTTTTTCCTGCACGAGAAGATTTTCTTCATAACGATACTGGGTGGAGTCATAATTATAATAGGAGTTGTGATTGTAAATGGCCAGATGATTTCTGTTTTCCATCGATTTCTATGGAGGAAACGATAA
- a CDS encoding 6-phospho-beta-glucosidase codes for MKNGIKVVTIGGGSSYTPEFVEGLIKRYDELPVSELWLVDIKAGEEKLTIVGNLAKRMVEKAGVPMEIHLTLDRKEALADADFVTTQMRVGQLKARIQDERLPIKYGMIGQETNGAGGLFKGMRTIPVLLEIADEMQELCPDAWLINFTNPAGIVTEALLRYGSHPKVIGVCNLPINTRMTLAKLLDVEVERLHIDFAGLNHMVYGLDVLVDGESVLGDVLEIMSNPDKQVSMRNIAPLPWEPEFIKCLGIIPCPYHRYFYKTSDILEKQLEEFKTGTTRAEVVQQLENELFELYKDENLDIKPPQLEQRGGAYYSDAACNLISSIYNDRGDIQTLNVRNDGAISDLPRESAVEVNCVVTKSGPKPIAVGELPVAVSGLVHQIKSFERVGAEASVTGSYEKALLAMTINPLVTSDVKAKQLLDEMLEVHKEYLPQFRERFSHS; via the coding sequence ATGAAAAACGGAATCAAGGTCGTTACGATCGGCGGAGGCTCAAGCTATACTCCCGAGTTTGTTGAAGGATTGATCAAGCGTTATGATGAGCTTCCAGTGAGTGAACTGTGGCTGGTGGATATTAAAGCAGGGGAAGAAAAACTTACTATCGTCGGGAACTTGGCGAAGAGAATGGTAGAAAAAGCTGGGGTGCCAATGGAGATTCACCTTACCTTGGACCGGAAAGAAGCGCTTGCAGATGCTGATTTTGTCACGACTCAAATGAGAGTCGGACAACTAAAGGCAAGAATACAAGATGAGAGGCTTCCAATCAAGTACGGGATGATCGGCCAGGAAACGAATGGGGCCGGGGGATTGTTCAAGGGAATGAGGACGATTCCTGTTCTGCTTGAAATCGCTGATGAAATGCAGGAGCTTTGCCCGGATGCCTGGTTGATCAATTTTACGAATCCCGCAGGCATAGTGACAGAGGCTTTATTGCGTTACGGGTCACATCCTAAGGTCATAGGCGTATGTAATCTTCCCATTAATACGAGAATGACACTGGCCAAGCTTTTAGATGTGGAGGTAGAACGACTCCATATCGATTTCGCAGGATTGAATCATATGGTGTACGGATTGGACGTTTTGGTGGACGGTGAGTCAGTTTTAGGGGACGTTCTGGAAATCATGAGTAACCCCGACAAGCAGGTCAGCATGAGGAATATTGCGCCGCTTCCATGGGAACCGGAGTTCATCAAGTGTCTCGGAATCATCCCATGTCCTTATCACCGTTATTTTTATAAAACGAGTGATATTTTAGAAAAGCAGCTAGAAGAATTCAAGACGGGGACCACCAGGGCAGAAGTGGTTCAGCAATTAGAAAATGAACTTTTTGAACTTTACAAGGATGAAAACCTTGATATCAAGCCTCCACAGCTTGAACAAAGGGGAGGGGCTTATTACAGCGATGCGGCTTGTAATCTCATCTCATCCATTTATAATGATCGGGGAGACATCCAAACGCTGAATGTCCGCAATGACGGGGCGATCAGTGATCTACCACGGGAATCTGCTGTGGAAGTGAACTGCGTCGTTACCAAATCTGGTCCCAAGCCGATTGCAGTTGGCGAGCTGCCGGTGGCTGTGAGTGGACTTGTTCATCAAATTAAATCCTTTGAACGTGTTGGTGCGGAAGCATCGGTTACAGGGTCCTATGAAAAAGCGTTGCTTGCCATGACGATCAATCCGTTGGTGACGAGTGATGTGAAGGCGAAGCAGCTGCTGGATGAAATGCTTGAGGTGCATAAAGAGTATCTGCCGCAGTTTCGTGAGCGATTTAGCCATAGTTAA
- a CDS encoding PTS sugar transporter subunit IIC, whose translation MQKFVNFLENNLSGPMARLSEQRHLQAIRDGVISALPFIIVGSFFLILAFPPLPDGGIFGDIKQWAADNIIEILIPYRLTMFIMSLYIAFGIGYNLSKSYNLDPLSGAQISVAALLLTITPKVMDGEGWVLPMTNLGGHGLFVAMVVSILAVEILRFCKTKNITIKMPEQVPASVSRSFEALIPVAIVILLVSAVTVVAGVDLHHLIGVAVAPLVTAGDSIFGVLIPVFLITFFWSFGIHGVSVVGTVARPLWEVFLVNNADAVANGEAIPHIAPETFYQWFIWIGGSGATLGLVLAMVFFSRSKYLKALGRTSIVPGIFNINEPIIFGAPIVLNPILIIPFVTIPLITGTLAYVATTIGLVSPTYIMPPWTLPAPIGAYLATGGDWRAIVMVLINIAISFAIYFPFFKMYDKKMMKMEESDQQAA comes from the coding sequence ATGCAAAAGTTTGTGAATTTTCTAGAGAACAACTTGTCAGGTCCAATGGCCCGACTCTCTGAACAAAGGCATTTGCAAGCAATCCGGGATGGGGTTATTTCAGCACTGCCATTTATTATCGTCGGTTCATTTTTCCTGATCTTAGCTTTTCCACCGCTTCCTGATGGCGGAATATTTGGAGACATCAAACAGTGGGCAGCTGACAACATCATCGAAATCCTGATTCCATATCGACTCACCATGTTTATCATGTCACTCTATATAGCCTTCGGGATAGGATACAACCTCTCGAAAAGCTATAACCTGGATCCATTATCCGGTGCGCAAATTTCAGTAGCAGCACTACTATTAACGATTACACCAAAGGTAATGGACGGAGAAGGCTGGGTCCTGCCAATGACCAACCTCGGTGGGCACGGATTATTCGTCGCCATGGTCGTCTCGATATTGGCAGTTGAAATTCTACGATTCTGTAAGACGAAAAATATTACGATTAAAATGCCTGAGCAAGTACCGGCATCTGTATCACGAAGCTTCGAAGCACTTATTCCTGTAGCCATTGTTATTCTATTGGTTTCTGCCGTAACCGTAGTAGCAGGAGTAGACTTACATCACCTGATTGGTGTAGCGGTCGCTCCACTGGTTACAGCTGGTGACAGTATATTCGGCGTATTAATTCCGGTATTCTTAATTACATTCTTCTGGTCCTTCGGTATCCACGGGGTGTCTGTAGTAGGAACGGTTGCCCGTCCACTATGGGAAGTGTTCCTTGTAAACAACGCAGATGCGGTTGCAAACGGAGAAGCGATTCCACACATCGCACCAGAAACATTCTACCAATGGTTCATCTGGATCGGTGGATCAGGAGCAACTCTTGGATTGGTTCTGGCAATGGTCTTCTTCTCCCGCTCAAAATACTTAAAAGCATTAGGTAGAACAAGTATTGTACCAGGTATATTCAATATCAATGAGCCTATCATCTTCGGTGCTCCTATTGTATTGAATCCGATTCTGATCATTCCATTTGTAACGATCCCACTGATCACTGGTACTCTGGCATATGTAGCAACAACTATAGGGCTGGTATCACCAACCTACATCATGCCTCCTTGGACACTGCCTGCACCAATCGGAGCGTACCTGGCAACGGGTGGTGACTGGAGGGCCATTGTCATGGTTCTTATCAATATCGCAATCTCGTTCGCTATCTATTTCCCATTCTTCAAGATGTACGACAAGAAGATGATGAAGATGGAAGAAAGCGATCAACAAGCGGCGTAG
- a CDS encoding SRPBCC family protein, with amino-acid sequence MIKWHEERIIPVNIETIWHLFEIENIQRIMPNVVENKVLEQKEGVVGSTYQQKYKEGKRIETYIVEDLEYENTPEKKHNKIGFTLAKAFEIEAEFTLHKIDDHQTRFIYKGENRGVNFLGKVLLKLGGEKNNNKVVTDFMNLVESEALKEANK; translated from the coding sequence ATGATTAAATGGCATGAAGAACGGATCATTCCAGTCAATATTGAAACGATTTGGCATTTGTTTGAGATTGAGAACATTCAACGAATTATGCCGAACGTCGTTGAAAACAAGGTACTGGAGCAAAAGGAAGGCGTGGTAGGTTCCACTTACCAACAGAAATACAAAGAGGGGAAACGAATCGAGACGTATATTGTAGAAGACCTCGAGTATGAGAACACCCCCGAGAAAAAACACAATAAAATCGGTTTCACACTTGCCAAAGCTTTTGAAATCGAAGCGGAATTCACGCTTCACAAAATTGACGACCACCAAACCAGATTCATCTATAAAGGAGAAAACAGAGGAGTGAACTTCTTGGGGAAAGTCTTATTAAAACTGGGCGGAGAAAAAAACAACAACAAAGTCGTCACCGATTTCATGAACCTGGTTGAAAGCGAAGCATTGAAAGAAGCGAATAAATAG
- a CDS encoding cysteine dioxygenase family protein, whose protein sequence is MTLRERIKNRLDELTTPSTKELKEVLQSLHLSLDDLQPYLQSPDGKPYYRKLLYQNEAAELLVMNWSDMECAPHDHGDSKGWIQVLSGTSVNTIFEVKENQLPQEIFDREYREGSFFFAPKKGVHKMKKGSGEDLVTLHLYSPPIQGMMVYDLEKCAACVVSEECGAWWPDHIRQKVKEMQL, encoded by the coding sequence GTGACATTAAGGGAACGGATAAAGAATAGGTTAGATGAGTTGACCACCCCTTCCACGAAAGAACTTAAAGAAGTCTTGCAGTCTCTACACTTAAGTCTCGATGATTTACAGCCATACTTGCAGTCTCCAGATGGAAAGCCCTATTATCGAAAGCTCCTTTATCAAAATGAAGCAGCAGAGCTCCTCGTGATGAATTGGTCCGACATGGAATGTGCCCCACATGATCATGGGGACTCAAAGGGATGGATCCAAGTTCTGAGCGGGACTTCAGTGAATACAATCTTTGAAGTAAAAGAAAACCAGCTTCCACAGGAGATATTTGATCGCGAATATAGGGAAGGATCTTTCTTTTTTGCACCGAAAAAGGGTGTTCACAAAATGAAGAAGGGGAGTGGGGAGGACCTGGTGACCCTCCATCTCTATTCTCCTCCCATTCAGGGTATGATGGTGTACGACTTGGAAAAATGTGCGGCCTGTGTGGTATCGGAAGAATGCGGGGCATGGTGGCCGGATCATATCAGGCAAAAGGTAAAGGAAATGCAATTATAA